One window of the Pyrus communis chromosome 17, drPyrComm1.1, whole genome shotgun sequence genome contains the following:
- the LOC137722100 gene encoding uncharacterized protein: MMGSQGGSECSKTSPSDKQNEDGSESGENYSNGENSKPKNNGGSSSNSTVEESDQKKTSVRPYVRSKMPRLRWTPDLHLRFIHAVERLGGQDRATPKLVLQLMNIKGLNIAHVKSHLQMYRSKKIDDTGQVLADHQGHLVECGDKNIYNLSQLPMLQGYNRSHSTSFRYGSYGDTNSWTALENPRFSRSSTGFQGNWSTSSTGNNSCNYLTSCSFGDHHPQSSWITRTLKEECQLHNIREFLKPKELITSFNTNRGPYRDSDTISKNLVQDQSKMLKRKASDCDDLDLDLSLRLTSKKNDEDHTHEVDSNLSLCLYSPPTSSKLRRLKE, encoded by the exons ATGATGGGGAGCCAGGGAGGCTCTGAGTGCTCAAAGACAAGTCCCTCGGATAAACAGAATGAGGACGGAAGCGAAAGCGGAGAGAATTATAGCAATGGAGAAAATAGTAAGCCGAAAAACAACGGAGGAAGCTCAAGCAACAGCACAGTTGAAGAGAGTGATCAAAAGAAGACATCAGTTAGACCTTATGTTAGATCCAAGATGCCTAGGCTCCGATGGACACCGGATCTTCATCTTCGTTTCATCCACGCCGTGGAGAGGCTTGGCGGTCAAGATA GAGCTACACCAAAGTTGGTTCTTCAACTGATGAACATTAAGGGACTAAATATTGCACATGTCAAGAGCCATTTACAG ATGTACAGAAGCAAGAAGATCGACGACACAGGGCAAG TACTAGCGGATCATCAAGGTCATCTTGTTGAATGCggagataaaaatatttataaccTCAGCCAACTCCCCATGCTTCAAGGATATAACCGAAGCCACTCTACCAGCTTCAG ATATGGATCATACGGCGATACGAATTCCTGGACCGCGCTTGAAAATCCAAGGTTTTCGAGAAGTAGCACTGGATTTCAAGGCAACTGGAGCACTAGTAGTACTGGTAATAATTCTTGCAATTATCTGACAAGTTGTTCATTTGGTGATCATCATCCACAATCATCTTGGATTACTCGTACACTGAAAGAAGAATGCCAGCTCCATAATATCCGTGAGTTCTTGAAACCAAAGGAACTCATCACAAGTTTCAACACCAACCGTGGCCCTTATCGAGATTCCGACACTATAAGCAAGAATCTAGTACAAGATCAGTCGAAGATGTTGAAAAGAAAGGCTTCGGATTGCGATGATCTTGATTTGGATCTGTCTCTCAGGCTAACATCAAAGAAGAATGATGAGGATCATACTCATGAAGTTGATAGTAATCTGTCTCTGTGTTTGTACTCACCTCCCACGTCCTCAAAGCTCAGGAGGTTGAAGGAATGA